The following nucleotide sequence is from Vulpes lagopus strain Blue_001 chromosome 1, ASM1834538v1, whole genome shotgun sequence.
cgggtgTTCCCCGAGTTTCTCCTTTGCAGGAGGACGCAGGTCACACTGGAGTAGCGGGGGGGCCCCTCCCAGGTAAGGCCACATTCGAAGGTCGGGACTGCAGCAGAGGGTCGCGGGGGGGGCACCGTCCAGCTGGAGGGCCTGTCGTGCACTCTGGGCGCTCGGTCCCCGGCCATGCCCACAACGCAAGGGTGAGCCACCGACGTGTCCTGCCcggcctggaggggaggggagggcgggggggctgcACTCCCAGGAGAAGCCctcgcggagccgccgcctgtcGCTCACGTTAGTTTTGGGTCTGCCTGGGCGGCTGGGAGGCAGGACACACTGGGCCGGGCCCCCAGGAGCGGCCCCTCTGACCCACCTAGAAGCTTCTGGGAGCCCGGCTGTGAGCGGGCAGGGGCGGAGCGGGGCCCAGGGGTGCTCTGGGCGGCGGTGCCAGTGCAACAGGAAGCCTGGACTGAGCAGCGGGGACGGAGTGTCCTCCGAAGGCCTTggttggggggaagggagggcatcGAGGAGGACGCAGCGGGTTATGGCAGGAGGAGCCGGGGACCGCGACGGGGCGCTCAGAGCAGGGTGCGGGGCCCCCTCCACCCACGGGGTGACGCTGACCATGGCCCCACTGTCCACACGGTGGACACTGCCCTCGCCTGGCCCCGGGAGCAGGTCAGCCTTTGCTGGCTGGTTGGTGGGCGAGGGGACAGATGCCCAGCACGGGACAGGCCACCCCACGGGCCGGGGGCCGAGAGGACCTGGTGCCCACCTTCCGCCGTGGTCCCCACCTCAGGCCTCCTGGAGGCAGAGGCTGCGGCTGCTCACACTCCATGCGGGAGACCACTGAGGTCACGGGAAAGCacgtgtgggggtgggggacccgTGGACACCCCACCGCGTGTGACCCCACGGACATCCCACCCTGCGTGTCAGTGTGTGACCCTGTGGACACCTCACCCCACGTTCCCTCCTCTTTGCCTCCCTTCTGTGGCCTTGTCCACAGAGGCACGTGGCTGGGTCTGCCGGCTCACCCACGAGGGGTGTCGCACCTGAGGGGTGTGTGGGGGGCGCCTCTTCCCAGCCGGCAGTGGGTCCCTGCACCCCCCGCTGCTCCCGGGAGGCGGGGCCCAGGGCTCCGTGGCCAGGTCTGCGCCCCCGGGTCTCCCCCACCAGGAACAAGCCCCCCAACGTGGCAAGTAAGGGGCAGGGGCAACAGGTGCTCGGCtcggcccgcccccgccccttcccctgGGCCCCCTCCTGCCCGCAGACCTGGGTGGCCGCTGGGGCTTGGGGGGGACCCCGGGAACCCCCGCACACCCGCTGCTCCCCGACACCAAGCCCCGCCCTCTCCGGCCGCGGGAGCGAAGTGGGTTCTGCTGCTTTAGAGGAAGGGGCGCTGGCGGCCGGGACCCCGGTTCTCCCTCCCAATGCCAGCGcggctctcaaataaataataatcttttaagaaactaaaaaatagagTAAAACCCAGAAGCCGGATCCCAGCCTCCCCGCCGCCGACTCCAGGCTCAGGCACTCGGTCCGGGCGCGGCCCGTGGATGGGCCACGGGGGGCAGTGGCtctggcccccccaccccgcccgggcCCTGCTCGCAGCTGCCACGACCTCTAGGGAACCGGCTGGGATCTGAGCTGCCCCTCGCGTCTTGGGGCCGCAGTTGCGGGCAGACGGGGTCTGTCCGGGCTGCTCCCACCAGCCGGGGCACCCCCCGCGGCGGACACCCCCGAACCGTCCTGCAACAGGACCCCAGGTGGGGAACCGTCGCTTCCACAGGCTTCCCCGGCTGCCGGCCACCGAAGGCCTGACACGGGAGGCCGCGGCCCCCTCGTGGGCTCCCTCCCGCGGACGCGGACCGTGGCACACGGCAGGCCGCGGGACTTCCTCGCGAACCGAGGGCGCAGCCGGGCTCGCAGCTCAGGGCCGTTCCTGGCGCCGCCGCCTCCATCTCAGGCCTGGGCTGCGGGCCCTCGGCCACCTGGCGGGCCCACCCGTGCCTCTGGGGCCTCCGCCCGCTGTCGCGCCCGGGCAGCCTGGCCCTCTCCCCacacagccccccgccccccgggctccGGCGCCAGGCCTCCGGGACGGAGCAGCTGGGAGCCTGTGTCCCCCGGGGGCACCACGCACACTTGTCACCCGTGAGCTTCAGAAAAGGAAGACGGGCGGGCAGCAGGCGGGTCCCCCAAGGCCGAGGACCCGTACGCCGGACGCCGCGGGGCTGGGAGCTGCGGGTGCAGGGAGGGGTCGGGTCAGaggacctgcctctccctctgaacTCGCAGGAACCGCGTCCCAAGGAAACCAAGGTCACGGCCCGGGCTCCGCAGCAGGAGGCTCAGCCCAGCTCTGGGAGACACGGGGAGCAGCGTGAACTAGGCCTTGCTCAAAAtgtgcccgggggcgggggggggggggcacgagGCCTCCACACTaaaggctgggggcagggaggatttCTAAGATGGGCTGGCGCCGCGGAGACACTCTAACCCTCCCTGTCCTTGGGTCCTGCCCCTTAATGTCCTGGGCCCCCAGCAGGAtaacctccctcctccccagggacCCTGCAGAGCCCACTTCCCAGCGGGCACCCGGGTCACTTAGGAACGGCAGGGGGTGGTGCCCGCAGGTAATGCCTCCTTAGGGTCTACTGTCCAGGAGCGTGTGGGGACATGCTCGGGGACATGCTCGGGGACACGCTTTACTTGCAGACCTCAACTCCCAAGGCAACCACCGCTCTGCTTCTCCATCATTTCCCCACCGAGGACCCCAGTTTGGAAGGAACCCAGGCCGGGCtctccctggggacccagggacgCGACTCGACTAGAGCTCGGTGGTGGCTGTTGGGAGGGGGGCGGAGTCCAGACACAGGCTTAACAAAAAGATTCTTTCGAAAATGCGCACAAAAaagggacagggatccctgggtggcgcagcggtttggcgcctgcctttggcccagggcgcgatcctggagacccgggatcgaatcccacatcgggctcccggtgcatggagcctgcttctccctctgcctatgtctctgcctctctctctctctctgtgactatcataaataaataaaaattaaaaaaaaaaatgctttcatttaaaaaaaaaaaaagggacaggaAGTGAGAAAAGAGGACGTGCCTCACCTCTGCTGCGGTTGGGGCCAGGAGAGAACGCAGCGGCAGGTTCACCCCGATGCCTCACCtggcctgccccgccccccggcccgctCAGCCCTCGGTACCCCAGCACGGGACAGGCTCGGGGTTGGGTGTGCGCGGGCTGGGAAGGAGGGTCCCTACCTCAGGAGGGTCCCTACCTCGGGGGCCTGCTACCCCGTGAATGGCTGCAGCGGCAAgggcaggaggggggagggagggggagggagggggagaagggggagggaagggaaggcccACTCCTGGGTCGCTCCGGTGGGCGTGAAGACAAGCAGCGCGCAGGCCGGACGCACACGGCCCAGGTCTCCAGACGGCGCCGGGCTTTCCTGGCTCCTTCCCCTTCCTACTGTGCCTTCAGCCCACCTCTGCCCCGAGCCCGACGTCCCGGAGGACCCGCGGGGAGACACCCGTTCGCAGCCGGGACGGGCCACTCGTGCAGGGGCGCAGCCCGCAGTTTCCCCGAAGGGGCCAAGGTCTGTGGATGCGGCGCTCGGGTGGAAACGCCCCCCGGGTCCACCGGCAAGGCTCACGGATTGGGAACCGGTTCCTAGGTCAACACCCGGAAGCCCGGGCCGGACCCAGAGCAAGGCCACGCTGGCGACGCCTCCAGGAGGCCCCAGGGCTCGCCGGGCCTGAGGACGAAGCAGGCACACGTCCGAGCTACGGTAGAACCGAGCAACCGAGGCAGGCGGAGTGAGGCCCGGAGCACAGGCTGCCCTCCGGGTCGGGGGTCCCCGGGGCGCGGCCTCCCTCGGGCCCAGGGGCTTCTCCTGTCACCCCCGCGCCGGGCCGCCTGCCTCTCCTCGTGGGTCCCGCGGGCTCCTCGGCTGCCCCGAGGCCACAGGCAGCCGGCTCCCAGACCCACGGGGCCTTTCTCGTCAGGGACccgttaaaaatgaaaaaacaaacttttctttTGCCTCAAAGGCTCACAGGCACTTACAACATTATTTCAGACGTTCGCGGCCCCGCCGAAGACCCGTGTCCCGGGCGCCGGGCGTCCACGCGGCCGCGGGCGGCCCCACCCCGATGCGTCTGGCACACAGACCTCCGCCCGCCCAGGGGCAGCCAACGGCACGACCCCTCCCAGGGCTGGCCCTTCCCTGGCCTTCCCCGGCcggctggggacctggggaccgGGGGACCAGGGGACTCGCCACGCGGCCCGAGCCCCCGCCGGCCGTCAGGGGCCTTGATGGCGGGGACAGCGCTGCCGACCCCTGCCGGCAGCCGCCCTGCCCCGTGACTAGGGGGACACGGAAGTCGCCGCTCCGAGGCCCGCGCCCGGCCGCGCCGCACGTCACGAGAGCCCCGCGTCACCCAGACACCGACTGTATTTGTGGGGCTTAGGGAAACAGGACAGGGAGCCCGACCACGGGCAGGCGCCAGGGGCCCTAGAACTCCTCGCTCTCGTCCTCGCCGTCCGCCGACTCCGTTCCCACTTCTTCATAATCCTTCTCCAGGGCGGCCAGGTCCTCCCGGGCCTCCAAGAACTCTCCTTCCTCCATGCCCTCGCCCACGTACCAGTGCACAAACGCCCGCTTGGCGTACATCAGGTCAAACTTGTGGTCGAGGCGGGCCCAGGCCTCGGCGATGGCGGTGGTGTTGCTCAGCATGCAGACCGCCCGCTGCACCTTGGCCAGGTCGCCCCCGGGCACCACGGTGGGCGGCTGGTAGTTGATGCCAACCTGAGAGGAAACAGCGGGTGGCGTAAGGCCCTGGTTCCGCGTTGCTGGGAAGGGGTCTGTAGGAGTCCCACACCCGAGACACGGGGGCCGGGCCCCGGGTGGGGCGTCCACCAGTCGGTAAGAGGCGCAGGGGTGACAGACAGGGTGCAGCACCCAAGGAACAGACAAGTCCAGAACGTGGGACTTTCAGGACGACTAGACTAATGCCTTCGAGTCACCGTCAAGAAAAAGGGCGGATGTTTTATGTTAAAAGATTTAAGAGATGGGgacccctgggaggctcagcggtggagcgtctgccttcagctcagggtgtgacccggggtcctgggatcgagtcccacgtcaggctccctgcatggagcctgctcctccctctgcctgtgcctctgcctctctgtgtccctcatgaatacataaaatctttaaaaaataaaaaagacttaagaGGCACGTATAATGCCGAAGCTTGGATTAAATCCTGACTTTGAAAACCTGATGTGAAAGGCATCTGTGGAGTGGGAAAGTTTGGATGCTGCCctggtatttttaatttggagaacTATTATGAATCTCGTTAGGCACAAAAACGAACTTGTGTGTCATGAAAAGCCGTAGGCCAGTCTAAGTGGGTCAGCAAAGCAAACGTAAAGGAAACCCAGGTGCTGAGTCCAGGCAGCAGGCACGCGGGTGTCAGCCGTGCTCAATCTCCCCCCTCTCCTGTAGTTTAGAAAACAGTCTAGGGACTATGAAACCTCGTGAAGGTCCCCGACGGGATCCAAGCCCCGTCTCCTTAAGCACCGCCCTGCCCGGACACAGGGAGACCCTCACACTCAGCACTGAAAACCAGAAGGTCGCCTCCGCTCACCGCCCCAAGGGCTGGGGCCTACTGCCTGCAGGGGCCACGCTTTCCTAATTCGGAGCCGGAGGATCCGCCTCCAGACCTCCCGGCACCTGTCTCTGGTTGAGCCCGAGTCCTGGCGGGTGACGGCTCGCTGCTTCTCGACCCTGTGTCCCCTCCCATCGCGGTCACAGCTGCACCAGCGTCACCGGGCAGGGAAGCCGCGTTTTCCTAAACGTCACAGCTGCCACCTTTAATCTTTCTAAGCTCACCCTGGAACAACCCATAAAACTTCAAGTAGGTCACGTGCCCAGCAGCCTTGAGGATGTGGACAGAAGCGAGAGGGGCGTCGAGCAAGCCTTCTCCACGAGTCTTCAAGGAAGGGGCCGTGGTCACAGACCCTCCGACCCGTGTCCTGCCCTGTCACTGAACGGTAGGCCCTTCCGTGTCCCCAAAAGCCCTCCCCTGGGAGCAGGGGCCGGGTTAGGCGGCTGCGCCCCCCGCACAGGCTGACACCTGGCCCCCGCCAGAGTGGCCGCCCCGGGGAGCGCCTATCTGCCGGGCGAAGGAGACCCGCTCTGCCTTGTATGAGCCGAGCTTGTTGAGAACAAAGCTGCTGGCTGCCTGGTTCTCCCCATCGccagcacccctgccctgcctgcagcTCCTGGGACGCTCCCCTGGGCGGGCACACAGCCCCgcgcctcccacccccacctcactcCCAACTTGCCTTGAAGCCCGTGGGACACCAGTCCACAAACTGGATGGAGCGCTTGGTCTTGATAGTGGCGATGGCGGCGTTCACGTCCTTGGGCACCACCTCCCCCCGGTAGAGCATGCAGCAGGCCATGTATTTGCCGTGGCGAGGGTTGCACTTGACCATCTGGTTGGAGGGTTCAAAGCAGGCGTTGGTGATCTCTGCCACCGTCAGCTGCTCGTGGTAGGCCTTCTCGGCTGACACAATGGGGGAGTAGGTCACCAGGGGGAAGTGGATGCGGGGGTAGGGCACCAGGTTGGTCTGGAACTCCGTGAGGTCCACATTGAGGGCCCCGTCGAAGCGCAGGGAGGCGGTGATGGAGGACACGATCTGGCCGATGAGCCGGTTGAGGTTGGTGTAGGTGGGGCGCTCGATGTCCAGGTTGCGGCGGCAGATGTCGTAGATGGCCTCGTTGTCCACCATGAAGGCGCAGTCCGAGTGCTCCAGGGTGGTGTGGGTGGTCAGGATGGAGTTGTAGGGCTCTACGACCGCGGTGGACACTTGCGGAGCGGGGTAGATGGCAAACTCCAGCTTGGACTTCTTGCCGTAGTCCACGGAGAGCCGCTCCATCAGCAGGGAGGTGAAGCCTGAACCGGTGCCACCCCCGAAGCTGTGGAAGATGAGGAAGCCCTGGAGCCCGGTGCACTGGTCTGTCTGGGGTAGGAGGGGACACCGTTAGGATGGAGGGGAcgacccccgccccggccctctTCTGTCTGCAAAACTATGGGGCCCTAGGCTAACGGTATTCCCTTCTGCACTTAGGAAAACGCTTTGCAGCACAACTGGTACTTAGGGGTATACGTCTTATCGCATGTACGACGGACGGTGTGGACGGTGTTACCTATATTACCTAACTCCTTGAGATACAGAAACTCCCACCATTCCAGGAAGTTTTCTCATGCTCCTGTGCTTCGCCTCGGTAGAAGTGAGAAGAGAACACCTGCAGGGGTTTGGAGGTCTAGGGGACACATGACCTCCAGGGGCCCTGCTGGGTGTGTGAAGGGGCatgaggggcagtgggaggggagggcagaggagggtcAGACGGGGCGGATGACTGGACGTCAGAGCTGGGCCCTCTCCACTCGGTAGCCTGGCCACCTGGCTGCAGGacagtgggaggtgggggaggcaggggtggcaggggtggcATCTCGTCGAGCAGAGATTCCCAGGACTGGAACACAGGGACCCGCGGGGTTAACAAGCGCCCTCACTGACTTCTGACGTAGCTGGTCCTTGGGCTACAAGGGCATCGGTCTACACCGGACGCCCCGGGAGGGAGGATATAAAAATTCTCCATTGACTTGCGATACATCCATTTATCGGATCCCTACACCATCCGCCTGAAACTAGCGCTGTGGCAagtctatctaaaaaaaaaatcacttaggggatccctgggtggcgcagtggtttggcgcctgcctttggcccagggcgcgatcctggagacccgggatcgaatcccacgtcgggctcccggtgcatggagcctatttctccctctgcctgtgtctctgcctctctctctctctctgtgtgactatcataaataaataaaaattaaaaaaaaaaatcacttaaaagcAAACTTTCCGCAAATTGGTGACAACAAAAACCTGCCCCCAAACAAACTCACTCCAACCCTTCGATAAACCTTTTAAGAAAACCCTAAGCCAGGGGGTACGTTGTTCAAGCACCGAATCCCAGTCCCCAAGTCGATGGCAAGTCCTCAGCCTCCGCTGGAGCGTGAGCAGCAGACGATCTGTCCCGGCGATCTCTCTAGGGACCAGTGCCAAGGAACTGGCTGCTAGTTGGCCTCACGCCTGCGCTCCGTGCCTCCGGCGAGGGGTGGGGTCAAGTGGGAAGTGGTTACGCTAACCAGTAAGCAGGAGCCTCTCCGGGGCTCTGCCTGGGAGCCGAAGCACAGGCTGCCCCCACCTACCTGCTGGGGCTCAGAGGAGGCTTGGATTGGACAGAGGGACCTGCCAAAGCTGGGAGCCAGCAGGGCGGGGGCCTGGGTCCACGCTCAGGGCGAACAGGTCCCTCAGGCTTCTCAGCCAGGCCCTGCACCCAGgccccagcgccccccgcccaccccccgcAAAGCAGTGGAGCCACCAGGGCCCGGGGGGCGTGGGTCACAGCCCAGGCCTGCGGTTTCCCTTTCTTCCACATGTGTCCGGCCTCCCGGCCAGGCGGGACCACCACACACGTGGGATCCTGCAGGTGTCAAGGGCACTGGGTCCGCTCACCAGTTTTCGGATTCGCTCCAGCACAAGGTCGATGATCTCCTTCCCCACCGTGTAGTGGCCTCGGGCGTAGTTGTTGGCAGCATCTTCCTTGCCAGAGATCAGCTGCTCAGGGTGGAAGAGTTGCCTGTACATGCCAGTTCTCACCCCATcttggggggaagagagagggcaaAGGTCAGAGGAGTCTCATCCCCACAGGCCACGGGCGCCAGGACCCACGCTGCCAAGCTGCCCTGGTGCACctgcaggagggagcagggggcgACGGCCTTGCAACGCCCACTTCCAAAGTCTAGTTAGTCCTTCCTGGACCTGGGTCAGGGGACGGGTCAGGGGCTTTAACTGTGTCTTCCCTCACAGCCCCGTCTACCTGGGGAGGGACCTGGGGAGGAACTGGAGCGCGTCCAGGGGAGTCTCACTTGACTTTTAGCAGAACAAGAACACACACTGATGCAGAAAGCCCAGCCCACAGTGTAATGCCCACAAAACGGTCTCTGGAAAGATGAGGACGGAGCGGGGGGGCGTCTGGGGgactcggtcagttaagtgtctgactttggcttaagtcataatcccggggtcctggggctgagcccctcgtggggctccctgctctgtggggagcctgcttctccgtctccctctggggttccccctgcttgtgtgcgcaTGTTCgctttctctcaaatgagtaaaaacttaaaaagaaagaaaagaaagatagatgAGGAGAGGGGTGAAGTTTTCAGGAACAGGAAACTGAGGAGATCCAGATGCAGAAGGGAGGAAGCGGAGAACGGCCTGGGAGCCAGCGACAGCCAGGTCTCTGCGCTCTGGTCCGTAGGCAACGTGATCCTcaaggggctgggggaggaaagAGGCAGCTTAAAGTGTCTGCGTTTACGCCCACTCTTTGCTGCGGCCTTCGTCCTGGGCCGGGCCCCTCACTGCCACGTCCAGCGGGTCTGGGCCTCCGTGACCGACTGTCCTCTCCGCACAGGAAGCCCCGGGGAACCCCCGGGAGTCAGAGTCCAGACCAGAGCGGCAGGCTTCAGTGCTGCTCCTGGCAGGGCCTTGCCTGCGTCCCAAGAgcttcctccctgagcagggCTCCCCGCGGACTTTGGGGTGGCAACAAATACCCTCCCGGCCACCGACCTATGACTGCGGGCTCCAGGTCCACAAAGATGGCCCGGGGCACGTGCTTGCCGGCCTCCGTCTCACTGAAGAAGGTGTTGAAGGAGTCGTCGCCGCTGCCCAGCGCCTTGTCACTGGGCATGGTGCCGTTGGGCTGGATGCTGTGCTCCAGGCAGTAGAGCTCCCAGCAGGCGTTGCCCATCTGCACGCCCGCCTGGCCCACGTGGATGGAGATACACTCGCGCTGTTGGGGGAAGCGGAGCCGCGACGTGGTGTGAATGCAGGAGGGAGCCAGTTCGGGCCAGGAAAGGCCCCGGACGCATCCTTTCATCTTTCCTCCCCGGGCCTGAGGCCTAGCAGTGAGTTACAGGGTCTGAAACCCAGAAGCCTGGGCTCCCCTTCCAGGCCGGCCGCGCTCTAGGCCAGCGGGTGGTTCCCGCTGTCTTCATTCACCCAGGACTTGGGACCAAAGGTGCCTAAAGCCTGGGTGctcaggggcagggacagggaagCCGCCGTCCAGCAGCAGAGCCGCCTGGTGCCTGTGAGCtggccggggagggaggggggctcgAGCCCTGCGCCCCAGGACAGGCCGGCCAGGGCGCGGTGCCCACGCGGGCGCTGTGTCCCCCACACCCCCGGGGAGAAGGCCAGGGCAGGTCTGGGGGCGGACGGAGGCCCGGCTGCGAGTTGGAGCCAGTGTCAAGGCTCATGCACAGGGTCCCGCTGGCGGGAGGGCCCCGGGCCCGCGGGGTCGCCCTTGCCCCGCGCAGGGTGGAAGCGCCGCTCGGTGGTCAGGGCGCGGGTCCGCACGGCCTGGGTGGGCTGTGCCGGGGTGGGC
It contains:
- the LOC121472874 gene encoding tubulin alpha-8 chain, producing the protein MRECISIHVGQAGVQMGNACWELYCLEHSIQPNGTMPSDKALGSGDDSFNTFFSETEAGKHVPRAIFVDLEPAVIDGVRTGMYRQLFHPEQLISGKEDAANNYARGHYTVGKEIIDLVLERIRKLTDQCTGLQGFLIFHSFGGGTGSGFTSLLMERLSVDYGKKSKLEFAIYPAPQVSTAVVEPYNSILTTHTTLEHSDCAFMVDNEAIYDICRRNLDIERPTYTNLNRLIGQIVSSITASLRFDGALNVDLTEFQTNLVPYPRIHFPLVTYSPIVSAEKAYHEQLTVAEITNACFEPSNQMVKCNPRHGKYMACCMLYRGEVVPKDVNAAIATIKTKRSIQFVDWCPTGFKVGINYQPPTVVPGGDLAKVQRAVCMLSNTTAIAEAWARLDHKFDLMYAKRAFVHWYVGEGMEEGEFLEAREDLAALEKDYEEVGTESADGEDESEEF